The Archocentrus centrarchus isolate MPI-CPG fArcCen1 chromosome 7, fArcCen1, whole genome shotgun sequence genome window below encodes:
- the ppp1r3f gene encoding protein phosphatase 1 regulatory subunit 3F isoform X2, with the protein MSFLTIPSQEGLFKTIKTGRSGEDADSRSPMDAEDNENDDDDDDDTEDVRFIPRCSPVPRKRGASIFDETAEYMRIHLALSAGKRVSFADTTGGDLVDVKEFVAFDSDEEESSAKWDEEEAKYRKPEREPTYHVHPEFHGPTGNALLQAVRTNKVEVEQMSPAENEPLAFTGVIRVLNISFHKAVYVRSTMDNWATYFDHPAEYVQGSHDGETDKFSFKLSFAPPYTTHGSRIEFVVRYETSDGDYWANNSSMNYAVTLLLTYEDDSARTNISTQQMKSILKPPKAYSMNNDSEDELEKEEEEAGTSESCPGLVRPTAVCPVIVQPEIDVEQIAAHPSGPSVPPNQALPCDDGTLSAHAVFPGEQFPCMSSETTHQTNSSFVLGASESVQPNKSQPLPRLHCELSNQTSEQHTDCSPSTPPPASHPFLQQNSKLRSDISQTGREEIPLEGSCMCLSAIETTTGEDEATEKPASHPCLELPAERASSPSVTQGFERDVTVGLSEPAEGLSESSSRSAAHDEASTPARLSPVAETQTSLKAEGEALPSPELPENTSVNTGVTEVSENLAQSVSAWEEKEDASHISPDTLLENEPSTSSGVSEPQSEHNRNRNLLPSVIFLSGVVSLLIVLQEPTALFLIGLIFILRRL; encoded by the exons atgtcttttttaacCATACCAAGCCAAGAGGGCCTTTTTAAAACGATAAAAACAGGCAGATCGGGCGAGGACGCAGATAGTAGGTCACCCATGGACGCCGAAGATAACGAgaatgatgacgatgatgacgaTGACACCGAGGACGTCCGCTTCATCCCAAGATGCTCCCCGGTGCCTAGAAAGCGAGGTGCGTCAATTTTCGATGAGACCGCTGAGTATATGCGGATCCACTTGGCGCTGTCCGCAGGAAAGAGAGTGTCATTTGCTGATACAACAGGTGGGGATCTGGTGGATGTGAAGGAATTTGTTGCCTTTGATTCGGACGAAGAAGAATCTAGTGCAAAGTGGGACGAAGAGGAGGCAAAGTATCGAAAGCCAGAGCGAGAGCCAACCTATCATGTGCACCCAGAGTTTCATGGACCCACCGGTAATGCCCTGCTGCAGGCTGTGCGCACCAATAAAGTGGAGGTTGAGCAGATGTCTCCAGCTGAGAATGAGCCACTCGCCTTCACGGGGGTAATACGAGTCCTGAACATCTCCTTCCACAAAGCAGTGTATGTCAGATCGACAATGGACAATTGGGCTACTTACTTCGATCACCCAGCAGAGTATGTCCAGGGGTCTCACGATGGAGAGACTGACAAGTTCTCCTTCAAGCTGTCTTTTGCGCCACCTTATACCACACATGGCTCTCGCATTGAGTTCGTTGTTCGCTATGAAACGTCTGATGGTGATTACTGGGCTAATAACTCCTCTATGAACTATGCGGTAACTCTGCTCCTGACCTATGAAGATGATTCAGCTCGTACAAATATCAGCacacaacaaatgaaaagcaTCCTGAAACCTCCAAAAGCTTACAG TATGAACAACGATTCAGAAGATGAGCTGGAAAAGGAAGAAG AAGAAGCAGGGACCTCTGAGTCTTGTCCGGGGCTTGTCCGGCCTACGGCTGTGTGCCCCGTCATCGTACAGCCGGAGATCGATGTAGAG CAGATCGCAGCGCACCCATCGGGTCCCTCTGTCCCACCCAaccaagcacttccatgtgatGATGGCACGCTGTCCGCTCACGCTGTATTCCCAGGTGAACAGTTTCCTTGTATGTCTTCCGAAACCACGCATCAAACTAATTCATCCTTTGTACTCGGTGCCAGCGAATCAGTCCAGCCAAATAAGTCACAGCCTTTACCCAGACTCCACTGTGAATTAAGTAACCAGACATCTGAGCAGCACACAGACTGTAGTCCCTCTACTCCGCCGCCTGCCTCACATCCTTTTCTACAACAAAACTCCAAACTCAGATCAGACATCTCCCAGACTGGCAGAGAGGAAATCCCTTTAGAGGGCTCTTGCATGTGTCTTTCTGCCATAGAGACAACAACAGGAGAGGATGAAGCTACAGAAAAACCAGCCAGTCATCCTTGCCTTGAACTGCCTGCTGAGCGTGCCTCTTCTCCCAGTGTGACACAAGGCTTTGAGCGAGATGTTACAGTGGGATTGAGTGAACCTGCTGAAGGATTATCAGAAAGTTCCAGCAGGTCTGCAGCACACGATGAAGCAAGTACGCCTGCACGTTTGTCTCCTGTGGCTGAGACTCAGACATCTCTGAAAGCAGAAGGTGAAGCTCTACCATCACCTGAGCTCCCAGAGAACACCTCAGTGAATACAGGTGTCACCGAGGTGAGTGAAAACCTAGCTCAGTCTGTCTCAGCCTGGGAAGAGAAGGAAGATGCTTCGCATATTTCCCCTGACACATTATTAGAGAATGAACCAAGCACATCGTCAGGGGTTTCCGAGCCCCAGTCTGAGCATAACAGAAACAGGAATCTGCTGCCATCTGTCATATTTCTGAGTGGAGTTGTCTCCCTCTTGATAGTGTTACAGGAACCCACTGCCCTCTTCCTCATTGGACTAATTTTCATTTTGCGCCGTTTGTGA
- the ppp1r3f gene encoding protein phosphatase 1 regulatory subunit 3A isoform X1, whose translation MSFLTIPSQEGLFKTIKTGRSGEDADSRSPMDAEDNENDDDDDDDTEDVRFIPRCSPVPRKRGASIFDETAEYMRIHLALSAGKRVSFADTTGGDLVDVKEFVAFDSDEEESSAKWDEEEAKYRKPEREPTYHVHPEFHGPTGNALLQAVRTNKVEVEQMSPAENEPLAFTGVIRVLNISFHKAVYVRSTMDNWATYFDHPAEYVQGSHDGETDKFSFKLSFAPPYTTHGSRIEFVVRYETSDGDYWANNSSMNYAVTLLLTYEDDSARTNISTQQMKSILKPPKAYSMNNDSEDELEKEEEEAGTSESCPGLVRPTAVCPVIVQPEIDVELIEASATT comes from the exons atgtcttttttaacCATACCAAGCCAAGAGGGCCTTTTTAAAACGATAAAAACAGGCAGATCGGGCGAGGACGCAGATAGTAGGTCACCCATGGACGCCGAAGATAACGAgaatgatgacgatgatgacgaTGACACCGAGGACGTCCGCTTCATCCCAAGATGCTCCCCGGTGCCTAGAAAGCGAGGTGCGTCAATTTTCGATGAGACCGCTGAGTATATGCGGATCCACTTGGCGCTGTCCGCAGGAAAGAGAGTGTCATTTGCTGATACAACAGGTGGGGATCTGGTGGATGTGAAGGAATTTGTTGCCTTTGATTCGGACGAAGAAGAATCTAGTGCAAAGTGGGACGAAGAGGAGGCAAAGTATCGAAAGCCAGAGCGAGAGCCAACCTATCATGTGCACCCAGAGTTTCATGGACCCACCGGTAATGCCCTGCTGCAGGCTGTGCGCACCAATAAAGTGGAGGTTGAGCAGATGTCTCCAGCTGAGAATGAGCCACTCGCCTTCACGGGGGTAATACGAGTCCTGAACATCTCCTTCCACAAAGCAGTGTATGTCAGATCGACAATGGACAATTGGGCTACTTACTTCGATCACCCAGCAGAGTATGTCCAGGGGTCTCACGATGGAGAGACTGACAAGTTCTCCTTCAAGCTGTCTTTTGCGCCACCTTATACCACACATGGCTCTCGCATTGAGTTCGTTGTTCGCTATGAAACGTCTGATGGTGATTACTGGGCTAATAACTCCTCTATGAACTATGCGGTAACTCTGCTCCTGACCTATGAAGATGATTCAGCTCGTACAAATATCAGCacacaacaaatgaaaagcaTCCTGAAACCTCCAAAAGCTTACAG TATGAACAACGATTCAGAAGATGAGCTGGAAAAGGAAGAAG AAGAAGCAGGGACCTCTGAGTCTTGTCCGGGGCTTGTCCGGCCTACGGCTGTGTGCCCCGTCATCGTACAGCCGGAGATCGATGTAGAG CTCATTGAAGCTTCAGCAACAACTTAG
- the tspy gene encoding testis specific protein Y-linked isoform X1 — MSEVTDCKQSADSASRKRSPSPDKDEGSRIPCKSTKVSDQPDETWVTSESCKNSKAESKEAAGSEGQSKDDKEEPAVVKVDQGSDSTGGTSTQPVNSSSADSHDTSSTGKPQSSDAQESAHAKDKAGKTAETERRPSASLDKSDSAAIAAAEALASLTGGDGEDSQETPCSSEKAKQVKQGSKFKQRGGHQSSKVGSKTQAAAADSSTSVHSTDREDTDDVPEADEGDESVSGSSSTPSSSFPSDNEENDDGECAIVSVKMAPELRQSVALLAQVQMRLEALEKKSARLHQRLELKIGRQRRPHLDQRSSITKTIPGFWVTALLNHPHLSAHIDETDEDALSYMTDLEIESFKNNKLGYRIRFHFRRNPYFQNNIIMKELHLGMGGSPMSFSNPILWHRGHNLTAHSEPRKSSRGVYETFFSWFSDHSNPGQDDVAQILKDDLYRDPLRYYLTPLWEPRENGSSGTGARTADNGNGDDCVVISDSDDEPGGEETGEAEQGHSRDEEEEEEEGEEEEEEEERGPSADESPEEEEDGGEIVIDGSDDSDQEEEEEEAA; from the exons atgAGTGAAGTGACGGACTGCAAACAGTCCGCTGACTCTGCATCGAGGAAACGGAGTCCATCACCCGATAAGGATGAAGGCAGCCGGATTCCCTGCAAGTCCACAAAAGTAAGTGATCAGCCGGATGAAACATGGGTTACTTCTGAAAGTTGCAAAAACAGTAAAGCGGAGAGTAAAGAAGCAGCTGGGAGCGAGGGCCAGTCGAAAGATGACAAAGAGGAACCAGCCGTTGTGAAAGTAGATCAGGGTTCAGACAGCACCGGTGGAACCAGTACACAGCCTGTCAACAGCTCCAGCGCTGACAGCCACGACACCAGCAGCACCGGCAAACCGCAGTCCTCAGATGCACAGGAGTCGGCCCATGCAAAAGACAAAGCAGGGAAAACTGCAGAAACGGAGCGGCGTCCCTCAGCTTCTCTGGACAAATCCGACTCAGCTGCCATAGCAGCTGCCGAAGCTCTGGCCAGTCTCACGGGGGGAGACGGAGAAGACAGTCAAGAGACTCCTTGTTCATCCGAAAAGGCCAAACAGGTGAAACAAGGGAGTAAATTTAAGCAACGCGGGGGCCACCAGTCCTCAAAAGTTGGCTCCAAAACCCAAGCAGCGGCAGCAGATAGCTCCACATCTGTGCATAGTACTGATAGAGAAGATACAGATGATGTGCCTGAAGCAGATGAGGGCGATGAATCAGTTTCTGGCTCTTCCTCCACACCGAGCTCCTCTTTCCCATCAGACAATGAAGAAAACGATGATGGCGAGTGTGCCATTGTGTCCGTGAAGATGGCCCCAGAGTTGAGGCAGTCGGTGGCTCTCCTGGCGCAAGTACAGATGAGGCTGGAAGCTCTTGAGAAGAAAAGTGCCAGGCTTCACCAGCGGCTGGAGCTGAAGATTGGTCGTCAGCGGCGCCCACATCTGGATCAGAGAAGCTCCATCACAAAAACCATCCCTGGCTTTTGGGTGACAGCT CTGTTGAACCATCCTCATCTCTCAGCGCACATTGATGAGACAGATGAAGACGCTCTTAGTTACATGACTGATCTTGAG ATTGAGTCTTTCAAGAATAACAAACTGGGCTACAGAATTCGCTTCCACTTCCGACGAAACCCATACTTTCAGAACAACATCATCATGAAGGAGCTGCACCTTGGGATGGGAG GATCTCCCATGTCATTCTCCAACCCCATTCTGTGGCATCGTGGACACAACCTCACAGCCCACAGTGAACCCAGGAAGTCTTCGCGTGGCGTTTATGAGACGTTTTTCAGCTGGTTCAGCGACCACAGCAACCCAGGACAAGATGATGTAGCACAG ATACTTAAGGATGACCTGTACAGAGACCCTCTGAGATACTACCTCACTCCTCTCTGGGAACCGAGGGAGAACGGCAG TAGCGGCACGGGGGCCAGAACAGCTGACAACGGCAATGGAGACGATTGTGTTGTGATCTCTGACTCGGATGATGAACCCGGCGGTGAGGAGACTGGCGAGGCTGAACAAGGCCACAGTagagatgaggaagaggaggaggaagaaggggaagaagaagaagaagaagaggaaaggggTCCAAGTGCAG ATGAGAgcccagaggaggaggaggatggtggAGAGATTGTGATCGACG
- the tspy gene encoding testis specific protein Y-linked isoform X2, producing MSEVTDCKQSADSASRKRSPSPDKDEGSRIPCKSTKVSDQPDETWVTSESCKNSKAESKEAAGSEGQSKDDKEEPAVVKVDQGSDSTGGTSTQPVNSSSADSHDTSSTGKPQSSDAQESAHAKDKAGKTAETERRPSASLDKSDSAAIAAAEALASLTGGDGEDSQETPCSSEKAKQVKQGSKFKQRGGHQSSKVGSKTQAAAADSSTSVHSTDREDTDDVPEADEGDESVSGSSSTPSSSFPSDNEENDDGECAIVSVKMAPELRQSVALLAQVQMRLEALEKKSARLHQRLELKIGRQRRPHLDQRSSITKTIPGFWVTALLNHPHLSAHIDETDEDALSYMTDLEIESFKNNKLGYRIRFHFRRNPYFQNNIIMKELHLGMGGSPMSFSNPILWHRGHNLTAHSEPRKSSRGVYETFFSWFSDHSNPGQDDVAQILKDDLYRDPLRYYLTPLWEPRENGSSGTGARTADNGNGDDCVVISDSDDEPGGEETGEAEQGHSRDEEEEEEEGEEEEEEEERGPSAGSDDSDQEEEEEEAA from the exons atgAGTGAAGTGACGGACTGCAAACAGTCCGCTGACTCTGCATCGAGGAAACGGAGTCCATCACCCGATAAGGATGAAGGCAGCCGGATTCCCTGCAAGTCCACAAAAGTAAGTGATCAGCCGGATGAAACATGGGTTACTTCTGAAAGTTGCAAAAACAGTAAAGCGGAGAGTAAAGAAGCAGCTGGGAGCGAGGGCCAGTCGAAAGATGACAAAGAGGAACCAGCCGTTGTGAAAGTAGATCAGGGTTCAGACAGCACCGGTGGAACCAGTACACAGCCTGTCAACAGCTCCAGCGCTGACAGCCACGACACCAGCAGCACCGGCAAACCGCAGTCCTCAGATGCACAGGAGTCGGCCCATGCAAAAGACAAAGCAGGGAAAACTGCAGAAACGGAGCGGCGTCCCTCAGCTTCTCTGGACAAATCCGACTCAGCTGCCATAGCAGCTGCCGAAGCTCTGGCCAGTCTCACGGGGGGAGACGGAGAAGACAGTCAAGAGACTCCTTGTTCATCCGAAAAGGCCAAACAGGTGAAACAAGGGAGTAAATTTAAGCAACGCGGGGGCCACCAGTCCTCAAAAGTTGGCTCCAAAACCCAAGCAGCGGCAGCAGATAGCTCCACATCTGTGCATAGTACTGATAGAGAAGATACAGATGATGTGCCTGAAGCAGATGAGGGCGATGAATCAGTTTCTGGCTCTTCCTCCACACCGAGCTCCTCTTTCCCATCAGACAATGAAGAAAACGATGATGGCGAGTGTGCCATTGTGTCCGTGAAGATGGCCCCAGAGTTGAGGCAGTCGGTGGCTCTCCTGGCGCAAGTACAGATGAGGCTGGAAGCTCTTGAGAAGAAAAGTGCCAGGCTTCACCAGCGGCTGGAGCTGAAGATTGGTCGTCAGCGGCGCCCACATCTGGATCAGAGAAGCTCCATCACAAAAACCATCCCTGGCTTTTGGGTGACAGCT CTGTTGAACCATCCTCATCTCTCAGCGCACATTGATGAGACAGATGAAGACGCTCTTAGTTACATGACTGATCTTGAG ATTGAGTCTTTCAAGAATAACAAACTGGGCTACAGAATTCGCTTCCACTTCCGACGAAACCCATACTTTCAGAACAACATCATCATGAAGGAGCTGCACCTTGGGATGGGAG GATCTCCCATGTCATTCTCCAACCCCATTCTGTGGCATCGTGGACACAACCTCACAGCCCACAGTGAACCCAGGAAGTCTTCGCGTGGCGTTTATGAGACGTTTTTCAGCTGGTTCAGCGACCACAGCAACCCAGGACAAGATGATGTAGCACAG ATACTTAAGGATGACCTGTACAGAGACCCTCTGAGATACTACCTCACTCCTCTCTGGGAACCGAGGGAGAACGGCAG TAGCGGCACGGGGGCCAGAACAGCTGACAACGGCAATGGAGACGATTGTGTTGTGATCTCTGACTCGGATGATGAACCCGGCGGTGAGGAGACTGGCGAGGCTGAACAAGGCCACAGTagagatgaggaagaggaggaggaagaaggggaagaagaagaagaagaagaggaaaggggTCCAAGTGCAG